The DNA window GCCGTGGCGGCGCGGTGCAGGCGGTCGGTGGCGTCGTCGCGGCCGGGGGCCACCACGGTGCCGTGCCGCCCGCGGGTCTGCACCAGCCCGGCCGACTCCAGCTCCCGGTACGCCCGCGCCACGGTGTTCACGGCCAGGCCCAGGTCGGCGGCGAGCTGCCGGACCGCGGGCAGGCGGGTGCCGACCGGCAGCCGGCCGTCGCCGATCATGGCGGCGAACTGCCCGCGCACCTGCTCGTACGGGGGCACCGCCGAGTCCTGCTCGATCCGGATCCGAGTGCTCATCCCGCCCCTCCCGGCGTCCCCGGGTCGGTGTCCTCGTCGACCTCCACGTCCACGTACCGCCCGCCGCCGCCCTCGGCCAGGTCGACCACTCGCCCGTAGCGGCTCGTGGCGGCCAACGCCGCGCCGAAGAGCACCATCTGGTTGAGCAGGTAGAGGTAGAGCAGCAACCCCACCGCCGTGGCCACCACGGTGTAGGCCGGGTTCCGCTCGGTGCGCACCACGTAGTAGCGCCCCACGGTGTTGAGCAGCGTGATGCCGACGGCGACCGTCAGCACGGCGGGACGCAGCCGGCGGCGGCTCATCCGCAGGCGGGGCACCGCCACCAGCAGCGCGGTGGCCAGCACCGCGTTGATCACCACGCTGAGCACCGCGCTGACCGTGGTCAACCCGACCGAGCCGGTGCTGCGCAACAGGAAGCGCAGCAGCGACTCCAGCGCGTCCACGGCGGCCACCGAGACGCCGAGCAGCACGAAGACCGCGACCAGCACCCCCAGGTCGACCAGGCGGCGGATCACCAGGTTGCCGGGCTGCTGGTTGAAGCCGTACATGAGCCGCTGCGAGGAGCGGATCGCCTCGACCCAGCCGATCCCGGTGAACACCAGGATGACCAGGCCGATCACCCCGACGGTGTTGCTGCTCTCGGCGATCTGCTTGGCGTCGAGGAAGGGCAGGTTCTCGTCCAGGAAGTCGGCGGCCGCCCGACTCACCTCGCGGTTGTCCTGGAGGATCGTGCCGAAGATCCAGTAGCCGACCAGGGCCAGCGCGAACACGGCGAAGAAGCCGTAGTAGGCGATCGCGGCGGCCAGCCGGCCGGCGAGCAGGTTGGCGTAGAGCGTGCCGGCGCGCCACACGTGGTCGAAGGCCGACGACCGGACCCGGGCCGCGTCGACGCGGCGGCCGAGCGCCGCCTCGATCCGGCCGATGACGTTCACCCCGACATCCTCGCCGATCCGCCCGCCCGCTGGAGGCAGGCCGGCCGCGCGCTCAGCTCAGCCGCCGAGGCGGAAGTCGCGGCGGGGCTGCCACCGGGTGGACCCGCTGTGCGAGAACAGGGTGAACGCCTCGACCTCGAACAGGGCGGAGAAGTCGGCCAGATCCTCGTACGCCTTGTCGAGCACCTCGGGCGGCACGTCCTGGGCCACCGTGACGTGCGGGTGGTACGGGAAGCGCGCCTCGCGGTGCAGCTCGGGGGCCGCCCTGATGGCGGCGGCGAGCAGCTCGCACTCGCTGATCCCCGCGGCCACCGCCACGAAGACCACCTGGGTGACCGGCCGGAACGTGCCGGTGCCCCGCAGGTGCAGGGTGAACGGCAGGTGGGTGGCCGCCACCCGGGCCAGGTGCTCCTCGACGGCCGGCAGCGCGCGCACCGGGATCTCGGTGGGCCCGAGCAGGGTGACGTGCGCCGGGACGGCCTGCGGGTCACCGGCCTCGATCCGCCGGCGGGTGAGCATCCCGCCCCACGGCTCCGGGATGTCGACCGCGATCCCGATCTGGATCGTGTCACCGGCGTCCGGCGACCCGTCCCTGCCATCCACGCTGCGCGCCATCCCTCCGGCCACCGACTGCGACACCCGTTCCCGCCGGGCCGCTACTCGAACCGGACCGGCGGGAAGAAGCCGATCCGCTCGTACGCCGTGCGCAGTGTCTCGGCGGCGACCGCGCGGGCCTTCTCCGCGCCCTGCGCGAGCAGCTTGTCGAGCTGCGCCGGGTCGTCGAGGTAGGCGCGGGTGCGCTCCTGGATCGGGGTGACGAACTCCCGGACCACCTCGGCGAGGTCCTTCTTCAGGTCGCCGTAGCCCTTGCCGTCGTACGCGGCGACGAGGTCGTCGATGCCGCGCCCGGAGAGCGCCGAGTAGATGGTGAGCAGGTTGGAGATGCCGGGCTTGCCCTCGGCGTCGAAGACGATCTCGCGGCCGGTGTCGGTGACCGCCGAGCGGATCTTCTTGGCCGAGCGGGCCGGATCCTCCAGCAGGTCGATGATGCCGGCCGGGGAGGAGGACGACTTCGACATCTTGGCCGTCGGGTCCTGCAGGTCGGTGATCTTCGCGGTGTCCTTGACGATGTGCGGGGCGGGCACCGTGAAGGTCGGGCCGAACAGCGAGTTGAACCGCTGGGCCAGGTCGCGGGAGAGCTCCAGGTGCTGCCGCTGGTCCTCGCCGACCGGCACCGCGTGCGCCTGGTAGAGCAGGATGTCGGCGGCCTGGAGGATCGGGTAGGTGAACAGGCCGACGCTGGCCCGCTCGCTGCCCTGCTTCTGGGACTTGTCCTTGAACTGGGTCATCCGGCTCGCCTCGCCGAAGCCGGTGATGCAGCCGAGCACCCAGGCCAGCTGCGGGTGCTCGGGCACCTGCGACTGGACGAAGAGGGTGCTGCGCTCGGGGTCGAGGCCGACCGCGAAGAGCTGCGCGGCGGCGACCCGGGTGCGCTGCTTGAGCACCTTCGGGTCGTGCCCGGCGGTGATCGCGTGCAGGTCCACCACGCAGTAGAACGCGTCGTGGCTGTCCTGCAGGGCCACCCAGTGCCGTACCGCGCCCAGGTAGTTGCCGAGGTGGAACGAGTCGGCCGTCGGCTGGATGCCGGAGAAGACGCGCGGGCGGGCGGGTACGTCGGACATGGCGGCAATTCTGTCAGCAAGCCCCGGCGTCCGTCATGACGGGCCGGTGGGTCGGGTGGGCACGGGCGGGTGCGGGGCCGTGACCTCGCGCCGGGGCTCGGGCAGGCGGACCGGGGAGACCGCGAGGCGGGACACCCGCCGACCGTCGACCCGGACGACCCGCAGCAGCCAGCCGCCGGGAGGGTCGTCCGGGTCGGGTCCGCCGGTGTCGTCCGGGTCGACGGCCACCGGCACCTCGTCGCCGGTGACCGGCAGCCGGCCCAGGGCGGCCATCACGAAGCCGCCGACCGTCTCGTACGGCCCGGCGGGCAGCGGCACCCCGGTGCGTTCGGCGAAGTCGGCCAGGTTGAGCCGGCCGTCGACCACGGCCGGCAGGCCGGCGTGGGCCGGCTCGGGCGGGGCGTCGTCCTCGTCGTGGATCTCCCCGACCAGCTCCTCGACCAGGTCCTCGCAGGTGACGATGCCGGCGGTGCCGCCGTACTCGTCGACCACCACGGCGAGGTGGTGGCCCTCGCGGCGCATCTCGGTCAGCGCGGCCAGCACGCGTTTGCTGCCCGGGAGCCGCTTCACCTCGCGGGTCAGCTCGGCGACCGTGGCGCGCGGGTCCCGCTCCGGGCGGAGCAGCACGTCCCGCAGGTGGACGACGCCGACCACGTCGTCGTGGGTGCCGTCGACCACCGGGTAGCGGGTGTGCGGTTCGGCGCGGACCAGCGGCTCGGCCTCGCCCACGGTGAGCCCGGCGGCGAGGAAGACCACCTCGGTGCGCGGCACCATCACCTCGCGGATCAGCCGCGCGCCGGCGACCAGCACCTCGTCGATGATCCGCCGCTCGTCGGGGTCGAGCACCGTGTTGGCCGCGACCAGGTCACGCAGCTCGGCCTCGCTGATCCGTTCCCGGCCGGCGGTCGGGCTGGCCCCGAGCAGGTCGGTGACCAGGCGGGTGGCGCCGTCGGCGGCGCGCACCACGAGCCGGGCCACCGTGCGGGCCACGGGTCCGGGTTCGCGTCTCGGCCGCCCCGGCGGGCGTCGCCGGGGCCCGGGACCAGCTCCCTCCCGCATGACAAGGATGGTAGACAGCGGGCGCCGGACACCCGGGGCGATGTTCGGATCTGTTCAATCATGAAGGATTGTGGTGGAATAGGGGACGCCCCCACTCACCGCCGCGGCACAGCCCGCGGCCGTAGGGTGATCACGGACGGCCGCCGCGGCGCGCGGCCCAGGCAGGAGGAGCGACGTGAAACTGCTCGTCACCGGCGGCGCCGGTTACATCGGCAGCGTGGTGACCCGGATGCTGCTCGACCACGGTCACCAGGTGACCGTCCTGGACGACCTGCGCACCGGCCACCGGGAGGCCCTCGCCCCCGAGGCGACCCACGTCGACCTGCCGATCCACGAGGCCGCCCGGGTGCTCACCCCCGACGCCGGCTTCGACGGCGTGCTGCACTTCGCCGCCCTGATCGCCGCGGGCGAGTCGATGGTCAAGCCGGAGCTCTACTGGCAGAACAATACGGTCGGTTCGCTCGCCCTGATCGACGCGGTCCGCGCCGCCCGGGTGCCCCGGCTGGTCTTCTCCTCCACGGCCGCCGTCTACGGCAACCCCACCGAGCTGCCCATCCCGGAGACCGCCGTCAAGGCCCCCACCAACACCTACGGTGCGACCAAGCTGGCCGTCGACATGGCGCTCACCTCCGAGGCGGTCGCCCACGACCTGGCCGCCGTCTCGCTGCGCTACTTCAACGTGGCCGGGGCCTACCGGCACGACGGGCGGACCATCGGCGAACGGCACGACCCCGAGACCCACCTCATCCCGCTCGCCCTCGAGGTGGCCGCGGGCCGGCGCGACAAGTTCCAGCTCTTCGGCGACGACTACCCGACCGTCGACGGCACCTGCGTCCGCGACTACATCCACGTCGAGGACCTGGCCCGCGCGCACCTGCTGGCTCTCGACGCCGCCACCGGGGGCCGGCACCGGATCTACAACCTGGGCAACGGCAACGGCTTCAGCAACCGGCAGGTGATCGAGGTGGTCCGCGAGGTCACCGGGCACCCCGTGCCGGTGGAGGTGGCCCCGCGCCGCGAGGGCGACCCCGCCGAGCTGGTCGCCTCCTCCGCGCTGGCCCGCGCCGAGCTGGGCTGGGTGCCGGAGAAGCCCACCCTCCAGGACATGGTCGGCGACGCCTGGGAGTTCTACCGCACGCACATCCTGGGACAGCAATGAGCGGCGACGTCGCGGCCCGCGCCACCGCCGGCTTCCGGCAGCGGTACGGCGCGGAGCCGGCGGGCCGCTGGGCTGCTCCCGGCCGGGTCAACCTGATCGGCGAGCACACCGACTACAACGACGGGTTCGTGCTGCCCTTCGCGCTGCCGCTGCGTACCGTCGTGGCCGCGGCGC is part of the Micromonospora halotolerans genome and encodes:
- a CDS encoding 2'-5' RNA ligase family protein encodes the protein MARSVDGRDGSPDAGDTIQIGIAVDIPEPWGGMLTRRRIEAGDPQAVPAHVTLLGPTEIPVRALPAVEEHLARVAATHLPFTLHLRGTGTFRPVTQVVFVAVAAGISECELLAAAIRAAPELHREARFPYHPHVTVAQDVPPEVLDKAYEDLADFSALFEVEAFTLFSHSGSTRWQPRRDFRLGG
- a CDS encoding GntR family transcriptional regulator, with the protein product MSTRIRIEQDSAVPPYEQVRGQFAAMIGDGRLPVGTRLPAVRQLAADLGLAVNTVARAYRELESAGLVQTRGRHGTVVAPGRDDATDRLHRAATAYAAEALRLGVPPDRAVALVRAALDAGTHG
- a CDS encoding YihY/virulence factor BrkB family protein, with amino-acid sequence MNVIGRIEAALGRRVDAARVRSSAFDHVWRAGTLYANLLAGRLAAAIAYYGFFAVFALALVGYWIFGTILQDNREVSRAAADFLDENLPFLDAKQIAESSNTVGVIGLVILVFTGIGWVEAIRSSQRLMYGFNQQPGNLVIRRLVDLGVLVAVFVLLGVSVAAVDALESLLRFLLRSTGSVGLTTVSAVLSVVINAVLATALLVAVPRLRMSRRRLRPAVLTVAVGITLLNTVGRYYVVRTERNPAYTVVATAVGLLLYLYLLNQMVLFGAALAATSRYGRVVDLAEGGGGRYVDVEVDEDTDPGTPGGAG
- a CDS encoding hemolysin family protein, with the translated sequence MREGAGPGPRRRPPGRPRREPGPVARTVARLVVRAADGATRLVTDLLGASPTAGRERISEAELRDLVAANTVLDPDERRIIDEVLVAGARLIREVMVPRTEVVFLAAGLTVGEAEPLVRAEPHTRYPVVDGTHDDVVGVVHLRDVLLRPERDPRATVAELTREVKRLPGSKRVLAALTEMRREGHHLAVVVDEYGGTAGIVTCEDLVEELVGEIHDEDDAPPEPAHAGLPAVVDGRLNLADFAERTGVPLPAGPYETVGGFVMAALGRLPVTGDEVPVAVDPDDTGGPDPDDPPGGWLLRVVRVDGRRVSRLAVSPVRLPEPRREVTAPHPPVPTRPTGPS
- the galE gene encoding UDP-glucose 4-epimerase GalE; the encoded protein is MLLDHGHQVTVLDDLRTGHREALAPEATHVDLPIHEAARVLTPDAGFDGVLHFAALIAAGESMVKPELYWQNNTVGSLALIDAVRAARVPRLVFSSTAAVYGNPTELPIPETAVKAPTNTYGATKLAVDMALTSEAVAHDLAAVSLRYFNVAGAYRHDGRTIGERHDPETHLIPLALEVAAGRRDKFQLFGDDYPTVDGTCVRDYIHVEDLARAHLLALDAATGGRHRIYNLGNGNGFSNRQVIEVVREVTGHPVPVEVAPRREGDPAELVASSALARAELGWVPEKPTLQDMVGDAWEFYRTHILGQQ
- the trpS gene encoding tryptophan--tRNA ligase — translated: MSDVPARPRVFSGIQPTADSFHLGNYLGAVRHWVALQDSHDAFYCVVDLHAITAGHDPKVLKQRTRVAAAQLFAVGLDPERSTLFVQSQVPEHPQLAWVLGCITGFGEASRMTQFKDKSQKQGSERASVGLFTYPILQAADILLYQAHAVPVGEDQRQHLELSRDLAQRFNSLFGPTFTVPAPHIVKDTAKITDLQDPTAKMSKSSSSPAGIIDLLEDPARSAKKIRSAVTDTGREIVFDAEGKPGISNLLTIYSALSGRGIDDLVAAYDGKGYGDLKKDLAEVVREFVTPIQERTRAYLDDPAQLDKLLAQGAEKARAVAAETLRTAYERIGFFPPVRFE